From one Alicyclobacillus acidocaldarius subsp. acidocaldarius Tc-4-1 genomic stretch:
- a CDS encoding aldo/keto reductase, producing the protein MNYRLLSNGIRVSEITFGCWELGGGQWEKKDDHVNIRVLQRAYELGIQSFDTAEGYGQGHSEEIVGQALEGVRKDCVIATKVSPGHLRRDDILRSVEQSLKRLRTDYIDIYYVHWPNRDIPLSETMTTFSELRDQSVIRSVAVSNFSRELLEEAMSYTRVDCIQPEYSLLERSIETDVLPYCREHGIGVLTYSSVAKGILTGAYHFGGLKLSPNDFRQGRRLFKPEHLEAEKPLVQCVKKIADRHGVKPAEVAIAWILHQPGITSAIVGTQSIAHLEENVRAVDLHLNEDDLRELDEVSRSVLAQIDGPASSSR; encoded by the coding sequence ATGAACTATCGTCTATTGTCCAATGGTATTCGAGTCTCCGAGATCACGTTTGGCTGCTGGGAACTGGGAGGCGGTCAATGGGAAAAGAAGGATGATCACGTGAATATTCGTGTGCTGCAGCGCGCCTATGAACTGGGCATTCAGTCGTTCGACACGGCCGAAGGATATGGACAAGGCCATTCTGAAGAAATCGTGGGTCAAGCACTCGAAGGCGTTCGCAAGGATTGCGTGATCGCCACGAAAGTTTCACCCGGTCATCTACGAAGGGACGACATCCTTCGTTCAGTCGAGCAAAGCCTGAAGCGCCTGCGGACGGACTACATCGACATCTATTATGTCCATTGGCCGAATCGCGACATTCCTCTGTCGGAAACGATGACCACCTTTTCCGAACTGCGAGATCAGAGCGTCATCCGCAGCGTCGCGGTCTCGAATTTCTCGCGGGAACTTCTTGAGGAAGCCATGAGCTACACGCGCGTGGACTGCATTCAGCCCGAATACAGTCTTTTGGAGCGGAGTATCGAAACCGACGTACTTCCCTACTGCCGCGAACACGGCATTGGCGTTCTCACGTACTCGTCCGTGGCAAAGGGAATCTTGACAGGAGCCTATCACTTCGGCGGCTTGAAGCTTTCGCCGAACGACTTTCGTCAGGGCCGCCGCCTGTTCAAGCCCGAGCACCTTGAAGCGGAGAAGCCCCTCGTGCAGTGCGTGAAGAAGATAGCCGATCGCCACGGCGTGAAGCCCGCAGAGGTGGCCATCGCCTGGATCCTCCACCAGCCCGGCATCACGAGCGCAATTGTCGGAACCCAAAGCATCGCGCACCTAGAGGAAAACGTTCGCGCGGTGGACCTCCACCTGAACGAAGATGATCTCCGCGAACTAGATGAAGTGAGCCGCAGCGTGTTGGCGCAAATCGACGGGCCGGCCTCTAGCTCACGATAG
- a CDS encoding sugar phosphate isomerase/epimerase family protein codes for MLLGCCVGPRELRFVREAGFDYAELNAKVTKPSMPDAEWRAIRDELLRNQVPLLAFNRLFPPDMPIVGPDVDIDEIAQYLAIAFARMADLGGQHVGFGAGKNRRVPDGFPRDEARAQLARVVRMAGDLAAAHGMRVHFEFFNRAETNLINTVEDALSFVQELAHDRVDLLVDFYHLVHNGEPVSELTKAEERIGYVHVADEQRKWPGSGSLPVREWFAMLREIGYQGPISIECNFEDPIPELRQAGEAIRRLSYSGGSGR; via the coding sequence GTGCTCCTAGGGTGCTGCGTGGGGCCTCGAGAGCTGCGTTTTGTCCGCGAAGCGGGGTTTGACTACGCCGAGTTGAACGCGAAGGTAACCAAACCGAGCATGCCGGACGCCGAATGGCGGGCGATTCGCGACGAATTGCTGCGCAACCAGGTGCCGTTACTCGCGTTCAACCGTCTGTTTCCGCCGGACATGCCCATCGTGGGCCCGGACGTGGACATCGACGAGATCGCGCAGTATTTGGCTATCGCCTTTGCGCGAATGGCCGATCTCGGCGGTCAACACGTCGGCTTCGGGGCAGGCAAGAATCGCCGTGTGCCGGACGGATTTCCGCGGGACGAGGCGCGCGCGCAGTTGGCCCGAGTGGTGCGGATGGCGGGCGATCTCGCCGCTGCGCACGGGATGAGGGTGCACTTCGAGTTTTTCAATCGTGCGGAGACGAATCTCATCAACACGGTGGAAGACGCGCTGTCGTTTGTGCAAGAGCTTGCTCACGACCGCGTCGACCTACTCGTCGATTTCTACCACCTCGTGCATAATGGCGAGCCCGTGAGCGAGTTGACCAAGGCGGAGGAGCGCATTGGTTACGTGCACGTGGCGGACGAGCAGCGGAAATGGCCGGGCAGCGGCTCGCTTCCCGTCCGAGAATGGTTTGCGATGCTCCGGGAGATCGGCTATCAGGGTCCCATCTCCATCGAGTGCAATTTCGAAGACCCCATCCCCGAACTGAGGCAAGCCGGGGAAGCCATTCGCAGGCTCAGTTATTCGGGCGGCTCAGGGCGATAG
- a CDS encoding arsenic transporter, which produces MAFMALAIFLVTLVLVVWRPRGLPVGWSALLGALLALAAGVVRLHDVWTVWNIVWDATLTFVGILVVSSVLDASGFFEWAALTLAHRAGGRGRLAFVLILALGFMVSAFFSNDGAALILTPIVLEKMKRLRFSTRQMIPFLLAGGFIADSTSLPLIISNLVNIISADYYHLGFLRYALRMLVPDLISFGASLGVTYLYFRREIPLSYDVEVLPAPSSAIRDRTMFRFSWWMLGFMMVGYVTSEIAHVPVSAVEGAIAIAFLIAGWRTRTADPRRVLREAPWSIVVFSVGMYLVVYGLERAHLTDWLTRLVQMTSHANLFWGVMAMGVLSACLSCVMNNLPSVMLGLLAIQHTGLPVSDQVALALANVVGCDLGPKMTPIGSLATLLWLHVLESRGVRITVSAFMRSGLAFTWPTLLTVLASMYGWLWLVRHLS; this is translated from the coding sequence GTGGCTTTCATGGCGCTGGCGATCTTCCTCGTCACTTTGGTCCTTGTCGTGTGGCGCCCTCGAGGTTTACCCGTGGGCTGGAGCGCGCTTCTCGGCGCGCTCTTGGCTCTTGCCGCCGGGGTGGTGCGGCTGCACGACGTGTGGACTGTCTGGAATATCGTGTGGGATGCCACGCTCACATTTGTGGGTATTCTCGTGGTATCCAGCGTCCTCGACGCTTCGGGATTCTTTGAGTGGGCAGCACTGACCCTCGCGCATCGAGCCGGGGGGCGCGGTCGGCTTGCATTCGTCTTGATTTTGGCACTTGGCTTCATGGTTTCGGCGTTCTTTTCGAATGACGGAGCAGCGCTCATTCTCACCCCCATCGTGCTCGAGAAAATGAAACGGTTGCGGTTCTCCACGCGGCAGATGATCCCGTTTTTGCTCGCCGGCGGCTTCATCGCCGATTCGACTTCTCTTCCCCTCATCATCAGCAATCTCGTCAACATTATCTCCGCGGATTACTATCACCTGGGTTTCTTGCGGTATGCGCTCCGCATGCTTGTGCCGGATCTCATCTCCTTCGGGGCGAGTCTCGGCGTGACCTATCTCTACTTTCGCCGCGAGATTCCCCTGTCCTACGATGTCGAGGTTTTACCCGCCCCGTCTAGCGCCATCCGCGATAGGACCATGTTCCGATTTTCGTGGTGGATGCTAGGCTTCATGATGGTGGGTTATGTCACGAGCGAGATTGCGCATGTTCCGGTGTCCGCCGTTGAGGGCGCTATCGCCATTGCGTTTCTCATTGCCGGTTGGCGCACGCGGACGGCCGATCCACGGCGCGTCCTTCGAGAAGCGCCGTGGTCGATCGTCGTGTTCTCCGTGGGCATGTATCTGGTGGTGTATGGGCTGGAACGCGCTCATCTGACCGATTGGTTGACCCGCCTCGTCCAGATGACGTCGCACGCCAACCTGTTCTGGGGCGTGATGGCTATGGGCGTGCTCTCGGCGTGCTTATCTTGCGTGATGAACAATCTCCCGAGCGTGATGCTCGGGCTCTTGGCGATTCAGCATACTGGACTGCCCGTCTCCGACCAAGTGGCGCTCGCGCTTGCAAACGTGGTCGGGTGCGATCTCGGCCCGAAGATGACGCCCATCGGTTCACTCGCCACGTTGCTATGGTTGCATGTGTTGGAGTCCCGCGGCGTGCGAATCACGGTCTCCGCGTTTATGCGCTCGGGGCTTGCCTTCACGTGGCCAACGCTGTTGACGGTCTTGGCAAGCATGTATGGTTGGCTGTGGCTCGTCCGCCACCTATCGTGA
- a CDS encoding sodium:solute symporter family protein — MHALFHANAVDYIIILVYFAFVLGVGFVLRNRVHTGEDFFLSGRSIPAWITGLAFLSANLGALEILGMTASGAEYGMLTTHFYWIGAIPAMLFLGLYMMPFYYVSKVRSVPEFLKLRYNEATRALNAIAFAVMTVLTSGISLYSMALIFQILIGWSFDTSILVSALVVLIYVALGGLTSSIFNEVVQFFLIWAGLLPIPLIGLHNLGGWQGMMSRLPAGFGHLWANLGSPSHNPMGIGWLGVVLGLGFVLSFGYWTTDFLVVQRTLAAKDLRAAQLTPIYAAFFKMIVPILVIIPGLIALAIFPKIGHSPNMSYNLALPLLIAKYYPPGMLGLGLTAMLASFMSGMAGNVTAFTTVWTYDIYQAYIKKDAPDRHYVNMGRWAVIVGVIISIGTAYFAAGFPSVMDYMQTLFSFFNAPLFGTFLLGMFWKKATPWGGFWGLLAGIVGAFAMYFFLPAHMFSSPDAGNFWRAWWAWVITVVVTVLVSLVTKGKQPEELEGLVYGLSKRPDYSGYPWYKRPGYLAAIVFVILVGLNIAFW, encoded by the coding sequence GTGCACGCGCTATTTCATGCGAACGCCGTGGACTACATCATCATCCTGGTCTACTTCGCTTTCGTCCTCGGCGTCGGATTCGTCCTTCGTAACCGCGTTCACACTGGAGAGGATTTCTTTTTGTCCGGCCGATCCATCCCGGCCTGGATCACGGGCTTGGCGTTTCTATCCGCCAACCTCGGGGCGCTCGAGATTCTCGGCATGACTGCGAGCGGCGCCGAATACGGCATGCTCACGACTCACTTTTACTGGATCGGCGCGATCCCGGCTATGCTGTTTCTCGGCCTGTACATGATGCCGTTTTACTATGTGTCGAAGGTGCGCTCGGTGCCGGAGTTCTTGAAACTGCGGTACAACGAAGCGACCCGCGCGCTCAATGCCATCGCGTTCGCCGTGATGACTGTGTTGACGTCGGGCATCAGCCTGTACTCCATGGCGTTGATCTTCCAGATCCTGATTGGCTGGTCGTTTGACACCAGTATTCTCGTGTCGGCGCTCGTGGTCCTGATCTACGTCGCCCTCGGCGGCCTGACGTCCTCCATCTTCAATGAGGTCGTGCAGTTCTTCCTGATCTGGGCTGGCCTGCTGCCTATCCCGCTCATCGGCCTGCACAATTTGGGCGGTTGGCAAGGCATGATGTCCCGGTTGCCCGCAGGGTTCGGGCATCTGTGGGCAAATCTTGGTTCTCCCTCGCACAACCCGATGGGAATCGGCTGGCTCGGCGTCGTCCTCGGCCTTGGCTTCGTGCTCTCGTTTGGGTACTGGACGACGGACTTCCTCGTCGTTCAACGCACGCTCGCGGCGAAGGATCTGCGCGCCGCTCAATTGACGCCGATTTACGCAGCGTTCTTTAAAATGATTGTTCCCATCTTGGTGATCATCCCGGGACTGATTGCGCTGGCCATCTTTCCGAAGATCGGCCATTCGCCGAACATGAGCTACAACCTGGCGCTGCCTCTGCTCATCGCCAAGTACTATCCGCCAGGCATGCTCGGGCTTGGATTGACGGCCATGCTCGCGAGCTTCATGAGCGGCATGGCGGGCAATGTCACCGCGTTTACGACCGTTTGGACGTATGACATTTATCAAGCGTACATTAAGAAGGACGCGCCGGACAGGCACTACGTGAACATGGGGCGCTGGGCGGTCATCGTCGGTGTCATCATCAGTATTGGCACCGCGTACTTCGCGGCCGGCTTCCCGAGCGTCATGGACTACATGCAGACCCTGTTCTCCTTCTTCAACGCGCCGCTGTTCGGCACGTTCTTGCTGGGGATGTTCTGGAAAAAGGCCACGCCCTGGGGTGGTTTCTGGGGCTTGCTCGCAGGTATCGTCGGTGCGTTCGCCATGTACTTCTTCCTGCCAGCGCATATGTTCTCGAGTCCGGATGCAGGGAACTTCTGGCGCGCATGGTGGGCGTGGGTCATCACGGTCGTCGTGACGGTCCTGGTGAGCCTGGTGACCAAGGGCAAGCAGCCCGAAGAGCTGGAAGGTCTCGTGTACGGCCTCAGCAAGCGGCCTGACTACAGCGGGTATCCGTGGTACAAGCGCCCAGGTTACCTGGCGGCCATCGTGTTCGTGATCCTGGTGGGCCTGAATATCGCGTTCTGGTGA
- a CDS encoding helix-turn-helix domain-containing protein, with amino-acid sequence MMTSLEEAVKTLLRRRSMSMRQLAAATGISVSTISKMITGKQRVNLDYLRRIAEALGVPPLSLAEAAGLPLITEPMAPADGDGQALMNALLEYLGLGNLNVLRTEIERELEKYEAYAQTEEGQQFIAEKYDAKRGQIQGIGHFLRDLDDIYDRFSRPDTPEDERRILASGILYFLLATDAIPDYLFPAGYLDDAIAIQMVRERLVRRREMKSQGSDGS; translated from the coding sequence ATGATGACATCCCTGGAAGAGGCCGTGAAGACCTTGCTGAGACGCCGCTCGATGTCCATGCGCCAGTTGGCCGCCGCTACGGGGATCAGCGTCAGCACGATTTCGAAGATGATCACCGGGAAACAGAGAGTGAACTTGGACTACCTGCGGCGCATCGCAGAGGCACTCGGCGTGCCACCGCTCTCCCTGGCGGAAGCCGCTGGGCTCCCCCTCATCACGGAGCCAATGGCGCCAGCCGATGGCGATGGCCAGGCCTTGATGAACGCGCTTCTCGAGTACCTAGGTCTTGGGAATCTGAATGTTCTACGGACAGAAATCGAACGGGAGCTTGAAAAATATGAAGCATACGCGCAGACGGAGGAGGGGCAACAATTCATTGCAGAAAAATACGATGCCAAACGAGGTCAAATTCAAGGCATCGGGCACTTTCTCCGCGATCTCGACGACATCTACGATCGATTTTCTCGGCCGGACACACCTGAGGATGAAAGGCGAATCTTGGCGAGCGGCATTCTATACTTCTTGCTCGCCACAGACGCCATTCCGGATTATCTGTTTCCTGCGGGATATTTAGATGACGCGATCGCCATACAAATGGTGCGCGAACGACTTGTGCGCCGCCGGGAAATGAAGAGCCAGGGCTCAGACGGATCCTGA
- a CDS encoding DUF1003 domain-containing protein — protein sequence MAKRYYYVYTDHDDDNANLEGFDIPINEGDAKRIARLVNLYEENILSMLDEEYQRKTKWSDKLADRIAAFGGSWTFIIIFATLLVSWMVWNAVPGTRRFHFDPPPFILLNLCLSFLAAFQAPIIMMSQNRQAARDKHEAIIDFAINYKAEQEIDDMQSHLHRIEGKLLQLERLLKRLDAVVLQQQEERSNAKRAVVGSGQRVEEGSQNEVKNSEQENT from the coding sequence ATGGCCAAGCGGTATTACTACGTATACACGGATCACGATGACGACAACGCCAACTTGGAAGGTTTCGACATCCCGATTAATGAGGGCGACGCCAAGCGCATCGCGCGGCTGGTCAACTTATACGAAGAAAACATCCTGTCCATGTTGGACGAGGAGTATCAGCGCAAGACGAAGTGGTCTGACAAGTTGGCGGATCGCATCGCGGCATTTGGAGGAAGTTGGACATTTATCATCATCTTTGCGACACTGCTCGTTTCGTGGATGGTGTGGAACGCGGTACCGGGCACGCGGAGATTTCACTTCGATCCGCCTCCGTTTATTCTCCTGAACCTTTGCCTGTCGTTCTTGGCCGCCTTTCAAGCGCCCATCATCATGATGAGTCAGAATCGACAGGCTGCTCGTGACAAACACGAAGCCATCATCGACTTCGCGATTAACTATAAGGCTGAACAAGAAATTGATGATATGCAGAGCCATTTGCACCGAATTGAAGGTAAGTTGCTGCAGTTGGAGCGCCTGCTGAAGCGTTTGGATGCCGTGGTGCTCCAACAACAGGAGGAACGATCGAATGCGAAACGTGCAGTGGTTGGAAGCGGACAAAGGGTTGAAGAAGGAAGTCAAAACGAGGTGAAGAATTCGGAACAGGAAAACACTTGA
- a CDS encoding aldo/keto reductase, with product MRTMKLGCTHLEVPVVGIGCMRIHRLSQAEAERYLQTALELGANFFDHADIYGEGECESRFADAIHMNDDVRERVILQSKCGIRKGMYDFSKEHILEAVDGSLRRLRTDYLDVLLLHRPDALVEPEEVAEAFEILQTKGKVRYFGVSNHKPMQIELLKKFVHQPIVANQLQLSITNATMIAQGMNLNMGNEWAVDRDESVLDYCRIHDITIQPWSPFLYGFFEGVFLDNPKFPELNRKLDEIASRYGVSNVTIAIAWLLRHPAKMQPIIGTMNVDRLRASCQAADIQLTRQEWYEIYLAAGYQLP from the coding sequence ATGCGAACGATGAAACTTGGCTGCACGCATCTGGAGGTGCCCGTTGTCGGCATTGGCTGTATGCGCATCCATCGTCTCAGCCAAGCGGAAGCCGAGCGATATCTCCAGACAGCGCTTGAACTCGGCGCAAATTTCTTCGATCACGCCGACATCTATGGGGAAGGCGAGTGCGAATCGAGGTTCGCCGACGCCATTCACATGAACGACGACGTGCGCGAGCGCGTCATCTTGCAATCGAAGTGTGGCATCCGCAAAGGGATGTACGACTTTTCGAAGGAACACATTCTGGAGGCCGTCGACGGCAGCCTCCGCCGCCTCCGCACGGATTACCTCGACGTGCTCCTGTTGCACCGGCCGGATGCGCTGGTGGAACCCGAAGAAGTCGCGGAAGCGTTTGAAATCCTGCAAACGAAAGGCAAGGTTCGTTACTTCGGCGTCTCCAACCACAAACCCATGCAAATCGAGCTGCTGAAAAAGTTTGTCCACCAACCTATTGTGGCCAACCAGTTGCAGCTCAGCATCACCAATGCCACGATGATTGCGCAGGGCATGAATCTGAACATGGGGAACGAGTGGGCGGTCGATCGCGACGAGAGCGTACTCGATTACTGCAGGATCCACGATATCACGATTCAGCCTTGGTCCCCGTTCCTCTACGGCTTCTTCGAAGGTGTCTTCTTGGACAATCCGAAGTTTCCGGAATTGAACCGGAAGCTGGACGAGATCGCGTCTCGATACGGCGTGTCGAATGTGACCATCGCCATCGCGTGGCTCCTGCGCCATCCGGCGAAGATGCAGCCCATCATCGGTACCATGAACGTGGATCGCCTGCGCGCGTCGTGCCAAGCGGCGGACATTCAGCTCACGCGGCAGGAGTGGTACGAGATCTACCTCGCGGCAGGCTACCAGTTGCCCTGA
- a CDS encoding ThuA domain-containing protein → MDSIRVTVWNEFRHEQRDEAVRKVYPDGIHAAIAKPLSDAGMQVRTATLDEQDHGLTEAVLSETDVLVWWGHVAHHEVQDAVVDRVIRRVHAGMGLVVLHSGHFSKVFRTLMGTTCDLRWREEDEKERLFVIDPTHPIAEGLPPNFELPKEETYGEHFDIPVPDEIVFLSWFSGGDVFRSGVTFRRGRGKIFYFRPGHETYPTYYDSNIQRVIVNACRWAAPSRGPVPAYGHAPSPEGAR, encoded by the coding sequence TTGGACAGCATTCGAGTGACGGTCTGGAACGAATTTCGCCACGAACAACGGGATGAGGCCGTTCGCAAGGTGTATCCGGACGGCATTCACGCAGCCATCGCGAAACCACTGTCCGACGCGGGGATGCAGGTGCGCACCGCGACGTTGGATGAGCAGGACCATGGGTTGACCGAGGCTGTGCTGAGCGAGACCGATGTGCTCGTGTGGTGGGGCCACGTGGCGCATCACGAGGTGCAGGACGCCGTCGTCGATCGCGTCATACGCCGCGTTCATGCAGGCATGGGGCTCGTTGTCCTCCACTCGGGACACTTTTCGAAGGTGTTTCGAACCCTTATGGGCACGACCTGCGACCTGCGCTGGCGTGAAGAAGATGAGAAGGAACGGCTGTTTGTGATCGATCCCACACATCCCATTGCCGAAGGACTTCCGCCGAATTTCGAGCTCCCGAAGGAGGAAACGTACGGGGAACACTTCGACATTCCGGTCCCCGACGAGATCGTCTTCTTATCGTGGTTTTCGGGTGGGGATGTATTCCGCTCGGGCGTCACATTTCGGAGAGGGCGAGGGAAAATCTTCTACTTCAGACCCGGACATGAGACGTATCCCACGTATTACGACTCGAACATCCAGCGGGTGATTGTGAACGCTTGCCGGTGGGCAGCGCCGAGCCGCGGCCCTGTTCCAGCGTACGGTCACGCGCCAAGCCCCGAGGGTGCTCGATGA
- a CDS encoding DUF1540 domain-containing protein, whose amino-acid sequence MKVDVKCTVANCLFWHEGDECAAPSIMVSVGRRGDASFREEFGRDFAVMERESYARSSRETCCETFKPRHQWNS is encoded by the coding sequence ATGAAGGTCGATGTAAAGTGTACGGTTGCGAACTGTCTCTTTTGGCACGAAGGGGACGAATGCGCGGCTCCATCCATCATGGTGTCCGTGGGTCGGCGCGGCGACGCATCATTCCGGGAGGAATTCGGCCGCGATTTCGCCGTTATGGAGCGTGAGAGTTACGCGCGATCGTCCAGGGAAACGTGTTGCGAGACGTTCAAACCGAGGCATCAGTGGAACTCGTGA
- a CDS encoding cold-shock protein: protein MYEGTVKWFNSEKGYGFIQVENGDDVFVHYSAIQGHGFKTLDEGQRVTFDIVEGPKGPQAANVVKY, encoded by the coding sequence ATGTACGAAGGTACGGTCAAGTGGTTCAACTCGGAGAAGGGCTACGGTTTCATTCAGGTGGAGAACGGGGACGACGTGTTCGTTCATTACAGCGCCATCCAAGGCCATGGCTTCAAGACGCTGGACGAAGGGCAACGCGTGACGTTCGACATCGTTGAAGGGCCCAAGGGTCCGCAGGCAGCGAATGTCGTGAAATATTAA
- a CDS encoding GrpB family protein produces the protein MTRLYELCERLVAEMRGWQVGYAILFASFATFANLFDGGQVLWIAEVYLGLSVLSLLILLPSLRRALFRTWDPLRSRILLRRPLARMITRCYLYGLTPLAFMGCLELTADAASAALRFNQSNVTSHVTWVDYAVSVVAGLEEMWRWSCVIAVIALFRAVLRRWWDTPSVRMSALVTALLLSALAFGSGHILEFTQERLQAWYMFSSLGLILALMAILTGRILLIMVVHSVYDAWVTWLSTQNETVSAAFITASFVAFLSWLGVALVRRQFGFRAPGAVRVPVELTVVSTRHLLAFERERELISRVFHRRVYCSIRHIGTTAIEGAMANDAIDVLVLLRRPVLHREEWQALEQCGYQFCGNAGVKGRLLWVREAEDSWPAVHLQIAKSGNRYSRAAIAWTRRLQAQPDALRHWESHKERWVHQYHRVQLDQYMEGKRTVYALWKRMNRSQRWR, from the coding sequence GTGACTCGCCTATATGAGTTGTGCGAACGTTTGGTCGCGGAGATGCGTGGGTGGCAGGTGGGTTACGCCATCCTCTTTGCGTCGTTCGCAACGTTCGCCAATCTGTTTGACGGCGGCCAGGTGCTGTGGATTGCTGAGGTGTATCTCGGGCTCAGCGTGCTGAGCTTGTTGATCTTGCTCCCCTCCCTTCGGCGCGCTCTGTTCCGCACATGGGATCCGCTGCGATCTCGCATTTTACTCAGGCGCCCCCTTGCGCGCATGATCACGCGGTGTTACTTGTACGGTTTGACTCCCCTTGCATTCATGGGGTGTTTGGAGCTAACCGCAGATGCTGCGAGCGCAGCGCTAAGGTTCAATCAAAGCAACGTGACGTCCCATGTGACATGGGTGGACTACGCGGTGAGCGTGGTGGCTGGCCTCGAGGAGATGTGGCGTTGGAGTTGCGTGATTGCCGTGATCGCGCTCTTCCGCGCTGTGTTAAGGCGGTGGTGGGACACGCCAAGCGTCCGAATGTCAGCGCTGGTGACCGCGTTATTGCTGAGTGCTCTGGCGTTCGGAAGCGGCCACATCCTCGAGTTTACCCAAGAACGCCTTCAAGCGTGGTACATGTTTAGCAGTTTGGGCTTGATCTTGGCGCTCATGGCCATTCTCACGGGCCGCATTCTTCTGATCATGGTCGTGCACAGCGTGTACGACGCCTGGGTCACGTGGCTGTCGACGCAGAACGAGACGGTCTCCGCGGCGTTCATCACGGCTTCGTTTGTCGCATTTCTATCGTGGCTCGGCGTTGCGCTCGTCCGTCGTCAATTCGGGTTTCGCGCGCCGGGCGCTGTTCGCGTGCCCGTTGAGCTCACGGTAGTCAGCACGAGGCACCTTTTGGCGTTCGAACGGGAGCGGGAGTTGATCTCCCGCGTGTTTCATCGGCGCGTGTATTGTTCGATCCGGCACATCGGCACGACCGCGATCGAGGGCGCCATGGCGAACGACGCCATCGATGTCTTGGTCTTGCTACGCAGACCCGTCTTGCACAGGGAAGAGTGGCAAGCGCTCGAGCAATGCGGCTATCAATTCTGCGGAAATGCCGGGGTCAAAGGGCGTTTGCTTTGGGTGCGCGAGGCGGAGGATTCGTGGCCTGCGGTGCATTTGCAGATTGCGAAGTCGGGAAATCGATATAGCCGAGCCGCCATCGCGTGGACGAGGCGCCTGCAGGCACAGCCGGATGCTTTGCGGCATTGGGAATCTCATAAGGAGCGATGGGTCCACCAGTACCACCGCGTGCAGCTTGATCAATATATGGAAGGCAAACGGACGGTTTATGCGCTCTGGAAGCGTATGAACCGCTCTCAACGATGGAGGTGA
- a CDS encoding G1 family glutamic endopeptidase: protein MGARKRAFRRPRRGRWMAALVLLGGVGAAWTHVHAVDGASEKAGDVFLTSETSMPAGTQTSENWGGYIDTPAGSQLYTSITGAWTVPSLTGRDGSMAAQWIGLGGVQTEDLLQIGTLEQIENGQTQVQVFWEKLPAAANTVMTVPVGSKISAAIQQQTGSMWLLTLQAVTPSGQTLSKRISVNLSSVYAQKIGTSAEWISEDPSTVRGGLYPLADSGTVQFTDATVNGQPLDASSNQVQPVAMVDAFGNVRIAPSSIGSDGESFTTTTYSGGESPSWPGSSGGWSNSTGPSSAWPGASGFPFPTDQNWGLGNGSGWQNQTTWSISIPGDTSGWTQWIWPKGHHQWAIDIPMGNGSSLEVQFSWIW from the coding sequence ATGGGGGCAAGAAAACGCGCTTTTCGGCGGCCGCGCCGTGGGCGCTGGATGGCAGCCCTCGTGTTGTTGGGGGGCGTCGGCGCGGCTTGGACACACGTTCATGCGGTCGACGGCGCATCTGAAAAGGCTGGCGACGTGTTTTTGACCAGCGAGACGAGCATGCCGGCAGGAACGCAGACATCGGAGAATTGGGGCGGTTACATCGATACGCCGGCCGGATCGCAACTGTACACGAGCATCACGGGCGCATGGACGGTGCCCAGCCTCACAGGCCGCGATGGCTCGATGGCGGCGCAGTGGATAGGCTTGGGCGGTGTCCAGACGGAAGACCTGTTGCAGATTGGGACGCTGGAACAAATCGAAAATGGCCAGACACAGGTGCAAGTTTTTTGGGAGAAGCTCCCTGCTGCGGCCAACACGGTCATGACGGTCCCTGTGGGATCGAAGATCTCGGCAGCCATTCAGCAGCAAACCGGTTCCATGTGGCTGCTGACCCTACAGGCTGTGACGCCGTCGGGTCAAACGTTGTCCAAGCGTATCTCGGTGAATCTCTCGAGCGTATATGCGCAAAAGATAGGGACATCCGCGGAATGGATCAGCGAGGATCCGTCAACGGTGCGGGGCGGGTTGTACCCTCTTGCAGATTCGGGCACGGTTCAATTCACGGACGCTACCGTGAACGGGCAACCTTTGGATGCGTCTTCGAATCAGGTTCAGCCGGTCGCGATGGTGGACGCCTTCGGGAATGTCCGCATCGCACCATCTTCCATCGGGTCAGACGGCGAGTCGTTCACAACGACCACGTATTCCGGAGGAGAGTCTCCGTCGTGGCCGGGATCGAGTGGCGGATGGTCGAATTCCACGGGTCCATCCAGTGCGTGGCCAGGGGCATCAGGTTTCCCCTTTCCAACGGACCAGAACTGGGGTTTGGGGAACGGAAGTGGGTGGCAAAACCAAACTACGTGGTCCATTTCGATTCCTGGCGACACTTCCGGTTGGACGCAGTGGATTTGGCCAAAGGGCCATCACCAATGGGCCATCGACATCCCGATGGGGAACGGATCCAGCCTCGAGGTTCAGTTTTCCTGGATATGGTAA